Proteins from a genomic interval of Streptomyces sp. NBC_01445:
- a CDS encoding copper resistance CopC/CopD family protein, with protein MTLVLSVPSASAHTELDSSSPKGGAHLARTPRAVKLTFSERVDPADVHVTAHGKRLTVEPAATGKPDTVVVRVPKGSGDTRLNLGWQVRDMEDGHPSSGTLTFRIGNGGSRASAPHPDAGDAAVSPSAAVRTAWGVSRWVGYLALALFVGGLGFLAMLWPQGTEDRRTRRILAASWACGLAATVVGAGLQGAYGAMGSLGDVLRLSTYTDLLGSGDVGIVLACRALMWLLAAVVLAALLQGGGRAARSPGWRVGAGFVSVGLLRTTGMTGHNSEGMHPGWGAVADLVHLLGISLWLGGLTLLLLGVLPRRRPEELSAAVSGYSTLAGVSVAAIVAAGAVLAWQVVGSFGALFATGYGRLLLIKLAVLAVVLLIAQRSRRWVRTRLDIAVLLRGDRATVRPFVHSVAAETGLVLVVLAATSLLVTAAPGR; from the coding sequence GGGGCCCATCTGGCGCGCACCCCGCGCGCGGTGAAGCTCACCTTCAGCGAGCGGGTCGATCCCGCCGACGTACATGTCACGGCGCACGGCAAGCGGCTGACCGTCGAGCCGGCGGCCACCGGCAAGCCTGACACTGTTGTCGTCCGTGTCCCGAAAGGATCCGGCGATACCCGCCTGAACTTGGGTTGGCAGGTACGCGACATGGAGGACGGGCATCCGTCCTCCGGCACGCTCACCTTCCGCATCGGCAACGGCGGCTCCCGCGCGAGCGCACCGCACCCGGACGCGGGCGACGCCGCGGTCTCCCCCTCCGCGGCCGTGCGCACCGCCTGGGGTGTCTCCCGTTGGGTGGGCTACCTCGCGCTCGCCCTGTTCGTCGGCGGGCTCGGGTTCCTCGCGATGCTGTGGCCGCAAGGCACCGAAGACCGCAGGACTCGCCGCATCCTGGCCGCTTCCTGGGCGTGCGGGCTCGCCGCCACGGTGGTGGGTGCCGGACTGCAAGGCGCGTACGGCGCGATGGGCTCGCTCGGCGACGTACTCCGACTGTCGACATACACCGACCTGTTGGGCAGCGGCGACGTCGGCATCGTGCTGGCCTGCCGGGCCCTGATGTGGCTGCTTGCCGCCGTCGTCCTGGCCGCACTGTTGCAGGGTGGCGGGCGGGCCGCGAGGTCGCCCGGCTGGCGCGTCGGCGCGGGTTTCGTGAGCGTCGGTCTGCTGCGTACGACGGGCATGACGGGCCACAACTCGGAGGGTATGCACCCTGGTTGGGGCGCGGTCGCCGATCTGGTCCATCTGCTCGGTATATCGCTGTGGCTGGGCGGACTCACACTGCTGCTGCTCGGCGTCCTGCCGCGCCGCCGCCCCGAAGAGCTGTCCGCCGCCGTCTCCGGCTACTCCACCCTCGCGGGCGTGTCCGTCGCGGCGATCGTGGCGGCCGGTGCCGTACTGGCCTGGCAGGTGGTGGGTTCCTTCGGCGCCCTCTTCGCCACCGGCTACGGACGCCTGCTGCTGATCAAACTCGCCGTTCTGGCCGTGGTGTTGCTCATCGCGCAGCGCAGCCGGAGGTGGGTGCGCACGCGACTCGACATCGCCGTACTGCTGCGCGGGGACCGCGCCACCGTACGGCCCTTCGTCCACTCGGTCGCGGCCGAGACGGGGCTCGTCCTCGTCGTCCTGGCCGCGACGAGTCTGCTGGTCACGGCCGCTCCCGGCCGCTGA
- a CDS encoding cupredoxin domain-containing protein, with product MRTDESAAPGARGQARQGLPPRRGNRALLAAGLGAAVAAVGCLGLLQTASGAPAATTAAPAAEAHSMAQAEPEAAKAADHTVKITGMKFATPKLTVKVGETVKWVNEDTAPHTVTTTSGPAKLDSGTLQKGDSWSYTFTKAGTYEYYCAVHPDMKASITVVADNSGGTGGGSGSGGSSSGGSGSGGSDSGGSGSGGSGSGGSGSGGASGGTSGGSSGGNGGGSTGGSSSGGGTGGGHSGGSTGGDGGDSGGDEQCHSVQQVLLPILQHINSAHLEESPGQQVQDALKLDSYLKMHTVWVESILTPAVNGGGATLDDTLTVLLQHINSAHLEESLGQQITDILNPDQYVKTHTVWAEHLLAPTQKYLTTSC from the coding sequence ATGCGTACTGACGAATCCGCCGCCCCCGGCGCGCGGGGACAGGCACGACAGGGGTTGCCGCCGCGGCGCGGCAACCGGGCGCTGCTGGCGGCCGGCCTGGGCGCGGCCGTTGCCGCCGTGGGCTGTCTGGGGCTCCTCCAGACGGCGAGCGGCGCACCGGCCGCCACCACAGCGGCGCCGGCGGCCGAGGCCCACTCGATGGCACAGGCCGAGCCGGAGGCCGCGAAGGCCGCCGACCACACTGTGAAGATCACCGGCATGAAGTTCGCGACGCCGAAACTCACCGTGAAGGTCGGCGAGACCGTGAAGTGGGTCAACGAGGACACCGCTCCGCACACGGTCACCACGACCAGCGGGCCCGCGAAGCTGGACTCGGGCACGCTGCAGAAGGGCGACAGCTGGTCGTACACTTTCACCAAGGCCGGAACGTACGAGTACTACTGCGCCGTGCACCCGGACATGAAGGCGTCCATCACGGTCGTCGCCGACAACTCCGGTGGCACAGGTGGCGGTTCGGGTTCCGGTGGTTCCTCCTCCGGAGGGTCCGGATCGGGCGGCTCGGACTCGGGAGGGTCCGGCTCGGGAGGGTCCGGCTCGGGAGGGTCCGGCTCGGGCGGCGCTTCCGGGGGGACGTCGGGTGGCAGCTCCGGCGGGAACGGCGGTGGTTCGACCGGCGGCAGCTCGTCCGGCGGCGGCACCGGCGGTGGCCACTCAGGTGGTTCGACCGGCGGTGACGGTGGTGACAGCGGTGGCGACGAGCAGTGCCACAGCGTTCAGCAGGTCCTGCTGCCGATCCTGCAGCACATCAACTCGGCCCACCTGGAGGAGTCTCCGGGGCAGCAGGTCCAGGACGCGCTGAAGCTCGACAGCTACCTGAAGATGCACACCGTGTGGGTCGAGTCGATCCTCACGCCGGCCGTGAACGGCGGCGGCGCGACCCTCGACGACACCCTCACCGTCCTCCTCCAGCACATCAACTCCGCCCACCTGGAGGAGTCCCTCGGCCAGCAGATCACCGACATCCTCAACCCCGACCAGTACGTGAAGACGCACACCGTCTGGGCCGAGCACCTGCTCGCCCCGACCCAGAAGTACCTCACCACGTCCTGCTGA
- a CDS encoding cupredoxin domain-containing protein, with the protein MPRLTTLARVALATLLLGGAFTVLDAPSAHAKGHQVVMSGYAFGPRTLTITAGDTVTWVNRDSAPHDVKTTSGPESVHSPMLDKGGTWSHTFTVAGSYGYVCTVHPGMTAQLVVKAAAPRTPTPQAPPAHRHDNPAPSTASPAGEPAPATSSAHPHRTKSTAAAVPAPSSAAPSTPADRGAPVQPAAAADTAAGSARPLDPLLILAGVVAGVAVLCLLLVGSRSATGAAAGQGGAAKG; encoded by the coding sequence ATGCCCCGTCTGACCACGCTCGCGCGCGTCGCGCTCGCCACCCTCCTGCTCGGCGGCGCCTTCACGGTCCTAGACGCTCCCTCGGCCCACGCCAAAGGCCACCAAGTCGTCATGTCCGGCTACGCGTTCGGCCCCCGCACGCTCACGATCACGGCCGGCGACACCGTCACCTGGGTCAACCGGGACTCCGCCCCGCACGACGTGAAGACCACCTCGGGCCCCGAGTCCGTCCACTCCCCGATGCTCGACAAGGGCGGCACCTGGAGCCACACCTTCACCGTCGCGGGCTCGTACGGCTACGTCTGCACCGTCCACCCCGGCATGACCGCACAACTCGTGGTCAAAGCCGCTGCCCCGCGCACGCCGACGCCTCAGGCGCCACCCGCCCACCGTCACGACAACCCCGCTCCCAGCACCGCGAGTCCGGCGGGTGAACCGGCCCCGGCCACCTCGTCCGCGCACCCGCACCGCACCAAGTCGACGGCCGCAGCCGTTCCGGCCCCCAGCAGCGCCGCACCCTCGACGCCCGCTGATCGCGGCGCCCCGGTACAGCCCGCTGCCGCGGCCGACACCGCCGCAGGTTCCGCCCGGCCACTCGATCCCCTGCTCATTCTGGCGGGCGTCGTGGCGGGGGTTGCCGTGTTGTGTCTGCTGCTGGTGGGATCACGATCCGCGACCGGGGCTGCCGCGGGTCAGGGGGGTGCGGCCAAGGGCTGA